In Lactococcus protaetiae, the genomic window CTTGACCAGTTGGCAATATACAATCAAAAAAATATTTCAGAAATTCTAATCCAATAAATTTTTCATTTGTTTGAATAACAATTAAACGAACGATTGGTACAAACGGGCTATTTCTAATTGACGAATATCCGATAGTACCTCTTCCTGAAATTGTAAGAGATTTTTCCGTTACTCTTGGAGCATCAGTATATCCATATAATCCATCATTTTTGGCACCGTTAGAATATATAGGTATTTGAGTAATAGGTGTTTCATTCTCTGTGCATATTTCCGGTCTATCTCCGCCTGCAAAAATATTTGATACAATTTTTGAAAATCTCACCCACTCCCAACTCTCAGGAATATCAAACGGCACCTCAACCGCTTTAAGTGTCCCGTCTGCAAACTTCTCATAATGTAAATTATCAACTTTTGAGAAAAGCAAAAAAGAATTGATGAAGGCACTACTTGCAAGCATAGTATTTGTAGCCACAAATACAAAGTTTAGAAGAAATTCCCAATCCGTGCTCGATATTTTTTCTAATACTTGAGGAGTTCCACAATCCCCATCTTGAAAAACATAAGGTTTAGATTTTTGATTTTGGACTTTGTAAGCCCGAAATTTTTTCTGCAAGTATTAGAGGTTGTTGAGTTTCAAAATAAGTTATCAAAGAATAAGATCGGGGATTGGGGGGCTACCCCAAAACTTTCAAAAGGTCGTTGAGTCTGCTCAACGGCTTTTTGAAAATTTTGTGTTTGTGGCTACAAATACTATGCTTGCAAAACGGGTGGTTTCAACTTTTTACGAGATGAAATTGAGGACTCTATGACAAATTTGATTATAGATTTTTTGAGAAGCAATAGAATGAAACTCACAAAAAAATCTGGAGCTTTGACACCAAAACAGCTTGCGAACTTCTCGACCAAGCGGTAAAATGGACTTCTAAAAACTTCTCTGTTGTTGTCAAAATTGATTGCGATAACCAAGAGAGAACGATAAAATAAGAGTACAAAAAATCAAAATAAAAATATGGAGGACACTATTTGGAAAAAGAAAAATTGACCAAGCTCTATGGGTCAAAAGAAGAAATCGCCTATATCTTCGGTGTGAATGTCAAAACACTAGGAAATGATTTGACGGCAATGCGACGACTGCCAGAATTTGCAGGGGAAGTCTTGAATGTTGGACATAAACGTGTCAATATCAGGATTAAGGGTTATGAACGCTACTTGCAATACAAAGCTCATGCGAGAGAAATTTGACGGGGCTGCCCTTGGAGGAGGCGAGACGCACTGTGCGACGGCTTTAGCCACAAGTCGCCTGTGTGGCTTGCCCCAAGGGCTGCGGGCGAGCTTGCTCGTTCGCTGCCCCTTACACCCCAAGTGTTAAACAAGGGGTGTTACTTGTACACAAGTCCAACCAGCGGCTCAACCACGGGAAATAGTCAGTACACAGGGGTATTTCGGGGGTTGCGGGGGTTGCGGGAACTGAACGGCAAAACAGGTACTTAATCATTCCCAATAAGTCCTAAATCATCACGGTAGAAAATAAGGTTAAAGGAGGGTCTTACGGCAGTAATCACGGCGAAAGAATGGTATAATAGAGGTGTTCTAAACGCTCCTATTCGTGAAAAATCGAAAGGAGAGCAATGGCTACAAAAAATGGGTTGAGGATTTACCCTGAAAAATCCACAGGAAAGTCGAAATATCGGGTCGTGATGGACTATTATCATCCGCAGGAGGAACGCTGGAAGCAGGTCACTTGTGGGACGGACAGCACGACGAAGAAAAGTTTGGAGGGAATTAAAAATAAGTTGTCGCTCAAGGTTGAGAAGATTTTGGGCGAGAGTGGAAAAAGTAAGACAGGATTGACAGTCGCTGAGGCGATGGCGGAATGGCTGGCAACTCGAAAAGGTGCTGTTGCAGACGGGACACACGTCGAGGATTTACACGTTGTACGCCCTTTCGTGGCTCAGTTTGGGCGTTGGAAAGTTTCCAAAGTCGAAAAAGACCATGTGAAAGATTATCTACTGGCTTTGTCCATCGCTCCTGCATCAATGAAGAACTATCGCAGTCGGCTCAATCTGTTCTTTGAGTTTTGTGAGGACGAAGGTTATATCAAGGAAAGCCCGGTGTATCGCCTGCGGATGCCCAAGCACATGGAAACGCTTGAGGAAAAGAAAAAGCGGGAAGATAAGAATTTCACGGTTGACGAGATGCGAATGCTGCTTACAGCGATGGAAACACGGGCGGATTTAGCTCGGACAGAGGAAACACGGCAGAATAATTGGCGGAAACGTTACTTTATGGAGTTTCAGTTCTTGATGGGTGACCGCATTTCTGAATCCGTAGGACTGCGAGGGCAGGACATTGATTTTGATAAAGGGGTGCTGCATTTGCGAACGCAACTTGATGTCGTAAATTCGAGGTCAGGCAGTCCCAAATTGAAAACCTTGAAGACAAAACATTCGGAGCGAGACATTCTCCTGAAACGACGGGAGTTGGAAATCATTCACTGGTTTATCGAGCGAAATGACGAGGATGCAGAATTTATCTTTTTATCTGAAAAAGGTGCTTTGATGAAAGGGACTGTGATTAACACTTACCTGAAACGATTTTGCGATGTGCTCCCTTACAAGCTGAAATCATCCTTTGTCTCACACGCTCTGCGGCATGGCAATGTGATGTTGCAAAAAGAGCTGGGGATTGACGAGCAAGTCATTGTCCAACGTGGTGGCTGGTCGGATACGCAGATGATTAGTCGGGTTTACGGACGTCATGTAACGCCCGTCCTGCTTGAGCGGGCAGACCTTGCCTTGAAAGATTTCTCTCTCCAAAATTCACGAAATATTCACGAAAAAACGGATGAGATTTGGGATTTACGGAGGAGCAAACGAACGGGCTGAAATACTGAGGGCTTTGAGTGGAGGGGCTTTGAGGTCATTGGAGAAATATGACCACTCGGGGCGAGTTTTCTGATATAATAGTCTCTATGGAAATGGACAAAATCTACAACGAGCCGTGGAAAATCCGCGACATCGAGATAAAAAATAAAATCGTACTTGCCCCAATGGCAGGAATTAATAACAAAGCTTT contains:
- a CDS encoding DNA-binding protein, whose protein sequence is MEKEKLTKLYGSKEEIAYIFGVNVKTLGNDLTAMRRLPEFAGEVLNVGHKRVNIRIKGYERYLQYKAHAREI
- a CDS encoding tyrosine-type recombinase/integrase, which codes for MATKNGLRIYPEKSTGKSKYRVVMDYYHPQEERWKQVTCGTDSTTKKSLEGIKNKLSLKVEKILGESGKSKTGLTVAEAMAEWLATRKGAVADGTHVEDLHVVRPFVAQFGRWKVSKVEKDHVKDYLLALSIAPASMKNYRSRLNLFFEFCEDEGYIKESPVYRLRMPKHMETLEEKKKREDKNFTVDEMRMLLTAMETRADLARTEETRQNNWRKRYFMEFQFLMGDRISESVGLRGQDIDFDKGVLHLRTQLDVVNSRSGSPKLKTLKTKHSERDILLKRRELEIIHWFIERNDEDAEFIFLSEKGALMKGTVINTYLKRFCDVLPYKLKSSFVSHALRHGNVMLQKELGIDEQVIVQRGGWSDTQMISRVYGRHVTPVLLERADLALKDFSLQNSRNIHEKTDEIWDLRRSKRTG